One region of Flavobacterium sp. KACC 22763 genomic DNA includes:
- a CDS encoding type VI secretion system Vgr family protein, whose product MSKFTEQVHITIEGFTQNVIYYNLELSQKMADHHYFSFFWQYTGKPIIAPQDQEKAFSNYIGSEVIFTFKVKGIRLMSKGRITKLGSIDLHGSPAGLHVTGTSHTIALDDMLKSRIFREKNLQQIGLEILAEENSGEFYQREAIMPTYTKEFSFKTQYNETSFDFLKRLSARYAQWFYFDGMRMQFGQIKNTEIKLINESSLHNFSIEANLVSHKTSFSSYDYKNASNIKNGAEKTSEGSRDRFATLAVFKQPYIVRPGLENGAYTSNAQNKDEIDEMVKMQTAGRDANSIFYSGTSYLPIGLGQTFSIENKNVEHHLLAVEIVHRSEVNGNYTCKFKAIPADVAAPHYTDVTAFAPAESQPAIVIDNNDPEKMGRIKVEFFWNGWTSKSDWMRVVQPYSGSGKGLYFRPEIGEEVQVSFEANNAERPYISGTFYNGKEMPDFFDTKNRIKGWKLPFGQLFKFIEKVCIILSDPSGNEIQLDEEGKNINITSPETVTIRAKNIVFEASESITYVAGTNISETAILNKTSSIGGILDTSVGLDKILHVAGDNHINIEGNSNSEVKKDRNLASESKIITQSDLGHEFHSDKDIKNNSSEKTRQN is encoded by the coding sequence ATGTCAAAATTCACAGAACAGGTACATATTACTATAGAAGGCTTTACCCAAAATGTTATTTATTACAATCTCGAGCTTTCTCAAAAAATGGCAGACCATCATTATTTTTCTTTCTTTTGGCAATACACAGGAAAACCTATTATTGCCCCGCAGGATCAGGAAAAAGCCTTTAGCAATTATATTGGCAGCGAAGTCATATTTACCTTTAAAGTAAAAGGCATACGCTTAATGTCTAAAGGAAGAATTACAAAATTAGGCTCTATCGATCTGCACGGGAGCCCAGCTGGACTGCACGTAACAGGAACAAGTCATACCATTGCTCTTGATGATATGCTAAAATCCAGAATCTTTCGCGAGAAAAACCTCCAACAGATTGGACTCGAAATTTTAGCAGAAGAAAATTCGGGAGAATTCTATCAGAGAGAAGCCATTATGCCTACTTACACAAAAGAATTCAGCTTTAAGACTCAGTATAATGAAACAAGCTTTGATTTCCTTAAACGCCTTTCTGCACGTTATGCACAATGGTTTTATTTTGATGGAATGCGTATGCAGTTCGGTCAAATTAAAAATACCGAAATAAAACTTATAAACGAATCTTCGCTACATAACTTTAGCATCGAAGCCAACTTAGTTTCTCATAAAACTTCCTTCAGCAGTTATGACTACAAAAATGCTTCTAATATAAAAAATGGTGCAGAAAAAACCTCCGAAGGAAGCCGAGACCGATTTGCCACGCTAGCTGTTTTTAAGCAACCTTACATTGTAAGACCCGGACTCGAAAATGGCGCATATACAAGCAATGCTCAGAATAAGGATGAGATTGATGAAATGGTAAAAATGCAGACCGCAGGACGCGACGCCAACAGCATATTCTACAGCGGTACTTCTTATCTGCCTATAGGCTTGGGACAGACTTTTTCTATTGAAAACAAAAACGTAGAACATCATTTACTGGCTGTTGAAATTGTACACCGCTCTGAAGTAAACGGAAATTATACCTGCAAATTTAAAGCTATTCCTGCCGATGTCGCAGCGCCACACTACACAGACGTAACAGCATTTGCTCCCGCCGAAAGTCAGCCCGCAATAGTAATTGACAATAATGACCCCGAAAAAATGGGACGCATAAAAGTGGAGTTCTTCTGGAACGGCTGGACAAGCAAAAGTGATTGGATGCGTGTAGTACAGCCTTACTCTGGCTCTGGAAAAGGACTTTATTTTAGACCTGAAATTGGAGAAGAGGTTCAGGTAAGTTTTGAAGCCAACAATGCAGAACGCCCGTATATTTCTGGCACCTTTTATAACGGAAAAGAAATGCCCGATTTCTTTGATACAAAAAACCGAATTAAAGGCTGGAAACTCCCTTTTGGACAGCTTTTCAAGTTTATTGAAAAAGTGTGCATCATACTCTCTGACCCAAGTGGAAATGAAATTCAGCTAGATGAAGAAGGCAAAAATATTAATATTACCTCTCCTGAAACAGTTACCATACGCGCTAAAAATATTGTTTTTGAAGCGAGTGAAAGTATAACTTATGTAGCTGGAACTAATATCTCTGAAACAGCAATACTAAATAAAACTTCAAGTATTGGAGGAATTTTAGACACTAGTGTCGGATTGGACAAAATACTACATGTTGCTGGAGATAATCATATTAATATAGAAGGGAATTCAAACTCGGAGGTAAAAAAAGACCGAAACTTAGCTTCTGAGAGTAAAATAATTACTCAGAGCGATTTAGGTCACGAGTTCCATTCTGATAAGGATATTAAAAACAATAGTAGTGAGAAAACAAGACAAAACTAA
- a CDS encoding OsmC family protein, whose product MKFTRRANANWKGTGMEGKGTISTQSTTLDNAQLSFKTRFEQGVGTNPEELIAAAHSGCFTMQLSFLLSEAGFVPEDLDTTAKVTFEDGTITLIALELTGKVPGISAEDFQQTAQKAKEICPISKLLNTEITLSITLL is encoded by the coding sequence ATGAAATTTACAAGAAGAGCAAACGCAAACTGGAAAGGTACAGGAATGGAAGGAAAAGGAACCATCAGTACACAAAGCACAACTTTAGACAATGCGCAATTATCATTTAAAACTCGTTTTGAGCAAGGTGTCGGAACCAATCCTGAAGAATTAATCGCAGCGGCACATTCTGGATGTTTTACAATGCAGTTGAGCTTTTTATTATCTGAGGCTGGTTTTGTTCCAGAAGATTTAGATACCACTGCTAAAGTGACTTTTGAAGACGGAACTATTACTTTAATTGCTTTAGAACTTACAGGAAAAGTACCTGGAATTTCAGCAGAAGACTTTCAGCAAACTGCTCAAAAAGCAAAAGAAATTTGTCCAATTTCTAAATTACTGAATACGGAGATTACTTTATCAATCACTTTACTTTAA
- a CDS encoding LytR/AlgR family response regulator transcription factor → MTIIIIEDEVKTAKALGQLILSIRPDVQILSYIQSIDGAVDYLLENDQPDLIFMDIQLADGQCFEIFKNVEVLSPVIFCTAFDDYAIEAFKSNGIDYVLKPFSRDSISQALKKAGELKNFFQRNKKAMPDFDYLLTRNGENKGKSSFLVFKNNKYQTVLTENIAFFFIKNETPTIMTLDKNEYPLTQSLDEIHKLLSPIQFFRINRQYLVNFSSIREAEHYFSRKIIVKLSVPTEEKLLVGKEKATAFLSWLENR, encoded by the coding sequence ATGACTATCATAATAATTGAAGATGAAGTAAAAACAGCCAAAGCACTTGGTCAGCTAATTCTGAGCATCAGACCCGATGTTCAGATTTTGTCGTATATACAAAGCATTGATGGCGCAGTAGATTATCTTTTAGAAAATGATCAGCCAGATCTTATTTTTATGGATATTCAGCTGGCAGACGGTCAGTGTTTTGAGATTTTTAAGAATGTTGAGGTTTTATCGCCTGTTATTTTCTGTACCGCTTTTGATGATTATGCGATTGAAGCTTTTAAGTCAAACGGAATTGATTATGTGCTGAAACCTTTTTCGAGAGATAGCATTTCGCAAGCTTTGAAGAAAGCTGGAGAACTGAAAAACTTCTTTCAGAGAAATAAAAAAGCGATGCCCGATTTTGATTATTTGCTTACGCGAAATGGAGAAAACAAAGGAAAAAGCAGTTTTTTAGTTTTCAAAAACAACAAATATCAAACGGTTTTAACGGAGAATATTGCATTTTTTTTCATTAAAAACGAAACGCCAACAATTATGACTTTAGATAAAAACGAATATCCGCTAACACAGTCGTTAGATGAAATTCATAAACTTTTATCGCCAATTCAGTTCTTTAGAATCAATAGACAATATTTGGTTAATTTTTCTTCAATTAGAGAAGCAGAACATTATTTTTCCCGCAAGATAATTGTAAAACTAAGTGTTCCAACAGAAGAAAAATTATTGGTTGGAAAAGAGAAAGCAACCGCATTTTTAAGCTGGTTAGAAAATAGATAA
- a CDS encoding cupin domain-containing protein, giving the protein METKKQKTWVIIAIIVLGIIAFLVPNQITAQGVKRIDLQKHDLSTPGKEMVQARIDFDGHSVFGKHSHPGEEVIYVVEGSLEYKIEGERPVTLKAGEVLFIPAGVVHSAKNNTNAKASELATYIVEKGKPILTMKN; this is encoded by the coding sequence ATGGAAACGAAAAAACAAAAAACATGGGTTATAATCGCAATAATTGTTTTAGGAATCATTGCCTTTTTAGTTCCGAATCAGATTACCGCACAAGGAGTAAAACGTATCGATTTGCAAAAACATGATCTAAGTACTCCAGGAAAAGAAATGGTTCAGGCACGAATCGATTTTGACGGACATTCAGTTTTTGGGAAACATTCTCATCCAGGCGAAGAAGTAATTTATGTGGTTGAAGGTTCGTTGGAATATAAGATAGAAGGTGAAAGACCAGTAACACTAAAAGCAGGAGAAGTGCTTTTTATTCCAGCAGGTGTAGTGCATTCTGCTAAAAATAATACAAATGCTAAAGCATCAGAACTGGCGACTTATATAGTGGAAAAAGGAAAACCTATTTTGACTATGAAGAATTAA
- a CDS encoding sensor histidine kinase translates to MEKTKRFQVSLKVIWGSSIALAVMASIPKLFDADSTPGDLIINSSITLLFSLFIWYYNIYSLPKFSANHANKSLFNWKLLLSVILGIVLMVILVIAHQELFQVSKMDAPIMFELRGVLINLIVYMFLHLLFQNYQTQQMGVELERTKAVNLGAQYELLKQQVNPHFLFNSLNTLKSMVDIQDPQSSDFILKLSDFYRFTLESRKMDLIPLSEELQILDSYVYLLKARFEDGFVLENEVNPKQYDSAIPPFTLQLLIENCIKHNVVSLDKPLKIRLYTENEFLVVENKIQLKRGAVSTGVGLDNINQRFMHLIHKEIEIDKDETTFKVKIPLNYDYHNN, encoded by the coding sequence ATGGAAAAAACAAAACGTTTTCAGGTTTCGCTCAAAGTCATTTGGGGAAGTTCGATTGCATTGGCAGTTATGGCTTCAATACCTAAATTATTTGATGCCGATTCTACACCTGGAGATCTTATTATAAATTCTTCAATTACACTCCTGTTTTCCCTTTTTATATGGTATTACAACATTTACAGTTTGCCAAAATTTTCTGCAAATCATGCCAATAAAAGTCTCTTTAATTGGAAGCTTTTACTGAGTGTTATTCTAGGGATTGTGCTGATGGTGATTCTGGTAATTGCACATCAGGAACTGTTTCAGGTTTCAAAAATGGATGCGCCAATCATGTTTGAACTTCGAGGAGTTTTAATCAACTTGATTGTATATATGTTTTTGCATTTGCTTTTTCAAAACTATCAGACACAGCAAATGGGAGTTGAGCTGGAACGTACCAAAGCTGTAAATTTAGGCGCTCAATACGAATTATTAAAACAGCAGGTAAATCCGCATTTTTTGTTTAATAGTTTGAATACGCTGAAATCTATGGTTGATATCCAAGATCCGCAGAGTTCAGATTTTATATTGAAATTATCCGATTTTTATCGTTTTACGCTTGAAAGTCGAAAAATGGATTTGATTCCGCTAAGCGAAGAACTTCAGATTTTAGATTCGTACGTTTATCTGTTGAAAGCACGTTTTGAAGACGGATTTGTTTTAGAAAACGAAGTAAATCCAAAACAGTACGATTCGGCAATTCCGCCTTTCACATTGCAATTATTGATTGAAAACTGCATCAAACATAATGTCGTTTCTTTAGACAAACCTTTAAAAATAAGACTTTATACAGAAAACGAGTTTTTGGTAGTTGAAAATAAAATTCAGCTCAAAAGAGGCGCGGTTTCTACAGGTGTTGGCTTAGATAACATCAATCAGCGTTTTATGCACTTGATTCACAAAGAAATTGAAATTGACAAAGACGAAACTACCTTTAAAGTAAAAATACCACTTAATTATGACTATCATAATAATTGA
- a CDS encoding DoxX family protein gives MNSKTTKIIYWTGAVLTSLWFGASGFFELTNNPLVWGITQQLGYPAHFIYILGVFKVAGVITLLIPNKLLRLKEWVFAGVFFDIIFAFFSKIAVLGFGAATDAVIAFVMVSVTYAMYRKLYTATYVPSEIN, from the coding sequence ATGAACTCAAAAACAACAAAAATTATCTATTGGACAGGCGCAGTATTAACTTCTTTATGGTTTGGCGCAAGCGGTTTCTTTGAACTTACAAACAATCCATTAGTTTGGGGAATTACACAACAATTGGGTTATCCAGCACATTTTATTTATATCCTTGGTGTTTTTAAAGTAGCCGGTGTCATTACGCTTTTAATTCCGAACAAATTATTACGATTGAAAGAATGGGTTTTCGCAGGCGTATTTTTCGATATCATCTTTGCTTTCTTTTCAAAAATTGCCGTTTTAGGTTTCGGTGCTGCAACCGATGCTGTCATTGCTTTTGTAATGGTAAGTGTGACTTATGCAATGTATAGAAAACTGTATACGGCAACTTATGTTCCTTCAGAAATCAATTAA
- a CDS encoding DUF1223 domain-containing protein: protein MKRIKIILIFSLFLLIGNSIFSQNNSKSFALLELYTSEGCSSCPPADELLGRIQNEYRDKNVYVLAYHVDYWDKQGWKDVFSSADFTKRQYDYAQFLGKEPIYTPQVIINGKTDYIGSQETSLRNGIKSALSKPVSTSLSLEANQNANSFSVNYNVESTSRNSRLLIAVVQKEAKSNVKRGENAHRVLSHYQIVRNLQSVDLNKSKKGTASIHLPKNYNAQDFEIIGFVQDMNSGAILGVKRA, encoded by the coding sequence ATGAAAAGGATAAAAATAATATTGATTTTTTCGCTGTTTCTTTTGATTGGAAATAGCATATTCAGCCAAAACAATTCAAAAAGTTTTGCACTTTTAGAATTATACACTTCAGAAGGCTGTTCGAGCTGTCCGCCAGCAGATGAATTGCTGGGAAGAATTCAGAATGAATACCGTGATAAAAACGTTTATGTATTGGCGTATCATGTCGATTATTGGGACAAACAAGGTTGGAAAGATGTTTTCAGCAGTGCCGATTTCACCAAAAGACAATATGATTATGCTCAATTTCTAGGAAAAGAACCAATCTACACGCCTCAAGTAATCATTAACGGAAAAACAGATTATATCGGTTCTCAGGAAACAAGCCTCAGAAACGGAATTAAATCGGCGCTTTCAAAACCAGTTTCGACGAGTTTAAGTTTAGAAGCAAATCAAAATGCGAATTCCTTTTCTGTAAATTATAATGTAGAAAGCACTTCAAGAAACAGTCGTTTATTAATTGCTGTTGTTCAGAAAGAAGCTAAAAGCAATGTGAAAAGAGGAGAGAATGCTCATAGGGTTTTGTCGCATTATCAAATTGTTCGTAATCTGCAATCTGTAGATTTAAATAAATCCAAAAAAGGAACAGCATCGATTCATCTTCCTAAAAATTATAATGCACAGGATTTCGAAATTATTGGCTTTGTTCAAGATATGAATTCAGGTGCTATTTTGGGAGTTAAGAGAGCTTAG
- a CDS encoding alpha/beta fold hydrolase has protein sequence MKTLSNILIAILFMNAAFTQAQTSTQKTIEVNSSLGTLKQINAGLLNVGYTEAGPSNGTPVILLHGWPYDIHSYNEVVPILVAKGYHVFTPYLRGFGTTTFLSKETFRNGQQAALASDIIAFMDALKIDKAVIGGFDWGARTAVVVSALWPERVKGLVSVSGYLVVNLEANLKPLPPTAELGWWYQYYFATERGKQGYTQNTYDFNKLIWKIASPLWNFDKATYDQTAQSFDNPDHVAIVIHNYRWRQSLEAGEAKYDNLEKRLAAKPEIKVPTITIGSDFDGAFADGKAYANKFIGKYEHRILKGIGHNVPQEDPKAFAQAIIDVSK, from the coding sequence ATGAAAACACTATCAAATATTCTAATCGCTATTCTTTTTATGAATGCAGCTTTCACTCAAGCACAGACTTCAACACAAAAAACAATTGAAGTAAACAGTTCTTTAGGAACTTTAAAACAAATTAATGCTGGATTATTAAATGTAGGTTATACTGAAGCAGGTCCGTCAAACGGAACTCCAGTAATTTTGCTTCACGGCTGGCCTTATGATATTCATAGTTACAACGAAGTCGTTCCGATTTTGGTGGCAAAAGGATACCACGTTTTTACACCTTATTTAAGAGGATTTGGAACTACAACTTTCCTTTCTAAAGAAACTTTCAGAAACGGTCAGCAAGCTGCTTTAGCAAGTGATATTATCGCTTTTATGGACGCCCTTAAAATTGACAAAGCCGTAATTGGTGGTTTCGATTGGGGCGCAAGAACAGCAGTGGTAGTATCTGCACTTTGGCCAGAACGCGTAAAAGGTTTGGTTTCTGTAAGTGGTTATTTGGTGGTGAATTTAGAAGCAAACTTAAAACCTCTTCCTCCAACAGCTGAGTTAGGATGGTGGTACCAATATTATTTCGCAACCGAAAGAGGAAAACAAGGTTATACTCAAAACACGTACGATTTTAATAAACTAATCTGGAAAATCGCTTCACCGTTATGGAATTTTGACAAAGCAACTTACGATCAAACAGCTCAATCTTTTGATAATCCAGATCACGTAGCAATTGTGATTCATAATTACAGATGGAGACAATCTCTAGAAGCAGGTGAGGCTAAATACGATAATCTAGAAAAACGTTTGGCAGCAAAACCAGAAATTAAAGTTCCAACTATTACAATAGGAAGTGATTTTGACGGCGCTTTCGCGGATGGAAAAGCGTATGCAAACAAATTCATAGGAAAATACGAACACAGAATTTTAAAAGGAATCGGACACAATGTTCCGCAAGAAGATCCAAAGGCATTTGCACAAGCTATAATTGATGTTTCTAAATAA
- a CDS encoding organic hydroperoxide resistance protein, with product METKVLYTGKTHTTGGREGASQSSDEQLNIKLSAPGSSRPGTNPEQLFAAGWSACFIGALGIAASKLGVRLPAETAVDAEVDLCVTEGEYSLQARLNISLPGIDIQTAEALAAQAHQTCPYSKATRGNINVEINIL from the coding sequence GTGGAAACAAAAGTTTTATACACAGGAAAAACACATACAACAGGTGGTAGAGAAGGAGCTTCTCAAAGTTCAGACGAACAATTGAATATCAAATTAAGTGCACCGGGATCTTCACGTCCGGGAACAAATCCAGAACAGTTGTTTGCTGCGGGATGGTCAGCTTGTTTTATTGGAGCTTTAGGAATTGCGGCTTCTAAACTTGGCGTTAGGCTTCCAGCAGAAACCGCTGTAGATGCCGAAGTGGATTTGTGCGTAACAGAAGGAGAATATTCTCTTCAGGCAAGATTAAATATCAGCCTTCCTGGAATTGATATTCAAACTGCAGAAGCTTTGGCGGCGCAAGCGCATCAGACTTGTCCGTATTCTAAAGCTACTAGAGGAAATATAAATGTTGAGATTAATATTCTTTAA
- a CDS encoding alpha/beta hydrolase: MKTIFKSFLAFAVLIFSLAFTNVNAQTNPKIKNVVLVHGAFADGSGWQGLYKVLTKKGYNVTIVQNPLSSLEDDVQATNLALDKQDGPTILVGHSWGGTVITEAGNHPKVAALVYVAALQPDNGENSVQWLQTAPPAPENGVLPPDEKGIAYYDKAKFHAGFAGDLSKEQADFMYASQGAFHAQGFLTPITKAAWRTKPSYGIVATEDKSIVPSIQHAMYKRSNTKITEIKGSHVVFISQPEKVANVIIEASK; encoded by the coding sequence ATGAAAACAATATTTAAAAGTTTTTTAGCATTCGCAGTACTAATTTTTAGTTTAGCATTCACAAACGTAAATGCACAAACTAATCCTAAAATTAAAAATGTCGTATTAGTTCACGGTGCCTTTGCAGATGGTTCTGGATGGCAAGGTTTATACAAGGTTTTGACTAAAAAAGGTTATAACGTAACCATTGTTCAGAATCCGTTGAGTTCTTTGGAAGATGACGTTCAAGCTACAAACTTAGCCTTAGACAAACAAGACGGACCAACTATTTTGGTGGGACATTCTTGGGGAGGAACTGTAATTACAGAAGCTGGAAATCACCCAAAAGTAGCAGCTTTGGTTTACGTAGCGGCTTTACAGCCTGATAATGGCGAAAATTCTGTTCAGTGGCTGCAAACTGCTCCTCCAGCTCCAGAAAATGGTGTATTGCCTCCAGATGAAAAAGGAATCGCTTATTATGACAAAGCTAAATTTCACGCTGGTTTTGCAGGAGATTTGAGCAAAGAACAAGCCGATTTTATGTATGCTTCACAAGGTGCTTTCCATGCGCAAGGCTTTTTAACACCAATAACTAAAGCCGCGTGGAGAACGAAACCTTCTTACGGAATCGTAGCGACTGAAGATAAAAGTATTGTTCCGAGTATTCAGCACGCCATGTACAAACGCTCTAACACAAAAATCACCGAAATTAAAGGTAGCCACGTGGTATTTATTTCTCAGCCAGAGAAAGTGGCGAATGTGATTATTGAAGCGAGTAAATAA
- a CDS encoding hydrogen peroxide-inducible genes activator: MTIQQLKYIVALDEERHFARAAEVCMVTQPGLTIQLKNLEEEIGIKIFDRNKVPLTPTVLGIEIINKAKKILREVDEIRDFVINEKNLLEGELKLGIISTLSPYLIPLFIQAMKEAAPKVHFIIKEGYTGHLMRDLETGAIDVAIMATPTGNPNLIEHVVFKEPFVAYLNQTHPMANDEFYEMQPGDKTELLLLHHEYCYNAQLLDICGLKTSDKIKEQFTYDINSIETLKNLVRAHLGFAIIPKLSTLNETGALFKPFKEPVPVREISLVVSDSFSKKLLLEKMNEAIWNCLPESLKKDFSYKKIHWNDSPYFIKAISKL; encoded by the coding sequence ATGACAATTCAGCAGTTAAAATATATAGTCGCTTTAGACGAAGAACGGCATTTTGCAAGAGCTGCCGAAGTTTGTATGGTAACGCAGCCCGGACTTACCATTCAGTTAAAAAATCTGGAAGAAGAAATCGGAATTAAGATTTTTGATCGAAATAAAGTGCCGTTGACACCAACCGTTTTAGGAATTGAAATTATTAATAAAGCCAAAAAGATACTTCGTGAAGTGGATGAAATTCGTGATTTTGTGATCAACGAAAAAAATCTGCTGGAAGGAGAACTAAAACTTGGCATTATTTCCACTTTATCGCCTTATCTGATTCCACTGTTTATTCAGGCAATGAAAGAAGCGGCGCCCAAAGTGCATTTTATTATTAAAGAAGGATATACGGGGCATTTAATGCGCGATTTGGAAACGGGTGCAATTGACGTTGCGATTATGGCTACGCCAACAGGAAATCCGAATTTAATAGAACATGTTGTTTTTAAAGAACCGTTTGTTGCCTATTTAAATCAGACGCATCCTATGGCGAATGATGAATTTTACGAAATGCAGCCCGGCGACAAAACCGAACTATTATTACTGCATCACGAATATTGTTACAACGCACAATTATTAGACATCTGCGGACTAAAAACATCCGATAAAATAAAGGAACAATTTACGTACGATATTAATTCGATAGAAACCTTAAAAAATCTAGTTCGAGCCCATTTAGGATTTGCGATTATTCCAAAGCTTTCTACTTTAAACGAAACAGGCGCACTTTTTAAACCTTTCAAAGAACCTGTTCCCGTAAGAGAAATAAGTCTAGTAGTTTCCGATTCCTTCTCCAAGAAATTATTACTGGAGAAAATGAATGAAGCAATCTGGAACTGCCTTCCTGAGTCATTAAAAAAAGATTTCTCGTATAAGAAAATCCATTGGAACGATTCGCCTTATTTTATTAAAGCGATTAGCAAGCTTTAA
- a CDS encoding universal stress protein, giving the protein MSNFARKLNYYFMISPLTIIAATNFSDIANNAVAYAAGLARATGAKLVLFNSFSLSVHSANSHITADAMQKQIDRAIAKLENLAKETGDLFRIETAAICTYSFLEDELPKIIKETNADVVVMGMAERSFEQELLGNSTTTAIKNLQIPVLAVPQNARFLNIRKVLYACDSLSFSAIKKFSWIKNALGDFEAEIEFFTVDDKLDDLKEEQHRILMNSNLEKEFEDVKYLYKTVRSNAVINEIRKEIKNYKADLLIMVPQKYGFWDSLVHRSKTRVLAAGLEIPLLSFPNY; this is encoded by the coding sequence ATGAGCAATTTTGCAAGAAAGCTTAATTACTATTTTATGATTTCACCTCTTACTATAATCGCCGCGACTAATTTTTCTGATATTGCAAATAATGCCGTTGCTTATGCAGCAGGGCTTGCAAGAGCTACTGGCGCAAAATTGGTTTTATTTAATTCGTTTTCTCTGAGTGTGCACAGCGCAAACTCGCATATAACTGCAGACGCAATGCAAAAGCAGATTGATAGAGCAATAGCTAAGCTGGAAAATTTAGCAAAGGAGACGGGCGATTTGTTTAGAATTGAAACTGCAGCAATCTGTACCTATTCTTTTTTAGAAGACGAACTTCCAAAAATTATTAAAGAAACAAATGCAGATGTTGTGGTAATGGGAATGGCGGAGCGTTCTTTTGAGCAAGAATTATTAGGAAATTCAACGACCACGGCGATTAAAAATTTGCAGATTCCAGTTTTGGCCGTGCCTCAAAACGCACGTTTCCTTAATATAAGAAAGGTTTTGTATGCTTGCGATAGTTTGAGTTTTTCAGCTATTAAAAAATTTAGCTGGATAAAAAATGCTTTAGGAGATTTTGAAGCCGAAATTGAATTTTTTACCGTAGACGACAAGTTGGATGATTTGAAAGAAGAACAGCATAGAATTTTGATGAATTCGAATCTCGAAAAAGAATTTGAAGACGTTAAATATCTTTATAAAACGGTAAGATCGAATGCTGTTATTAACGAAATCAGGAAAGAAATTAAGAATTACAAGGCTGATTTGCTGATTATGGTGCCTCAAAAATACGGTTTTTGGGATTCTTTGGTTCACAGAAGTAAAACTAGGGTTCTGGCAGCAGGACTTGAGATCCCATTATTGTCGTTTCCGAATTATTAA